The bacterium genomic sequence CTGTACCTGCTCGTCGTACTCACAGGGATGTTCGTCCTCATTTACGTTCCTGGCAGGTTGTTCGTCCGGGGAGACTCCGCCGCGACGGCCGGTAACATCTTGGTCCACGAGTCGTTGTTCCGAAGCTACATTGTTGTCGGGCTCGTCTCCGAGTTCCTCTTCATCTCGCTCGTCCTGGCCCTTTACCGACTGCTGAAGGGAGTGAACCAGCAGCACGCCGCGCTCATGGTGATGCTGGTGCTCATGACTGCTCCGTTGGCATTCGTGGGCACGGCGAACCAAGTGGCCACCCTCGGATTTGTGCGCGGTGCTGAGTCCCTGACGGTGTTCGACAAGCCCCAGCGGGACGCCGTCGCAATGCTGCTCTTCAATGCGGACAAGGAGGGGACTCTTGTTGCACAGATCTTCTGGGGGCTGTGGCTCCTTCCCCTCGGGCTGCTTGTGTTCCGGTCAGGCTTTCTTCCTCGCATCTTGGGCGGCTGGCTGGTCATCAACGGCTTCGCCTATGTAGCCATCAGCCTTACGGGGCTGCTCTTGCCACAACGCGTGGGAAT encodes the following:
- a CDS encoding DUF4386 domain-containing protein produces the protein MLYLLVVLTGMFVLIYVPGRLFVRGDSAATAGNILVHESLFRSYIVVGLVSEFLFISLVLALYRLLKGVNQQHAALMVMLVLMTAPLAFVGTANQVATLGFVRGAESLTVFDKPQRDAVAMLLFNADKEGTLVAQIFWGLWLLPLGLLVFRSGFLPRILGGWLVINGFAYVAISLTGLLLPQRVGMVSKIAIPALLGEVVFTLWLLIVGARAQQLDAAARSPS